AAGACATTAGAAATATTTAATGTCTTTTTTGTTCTTAACACAGTTATATCATTAAGTATTGAGTAAAATTATGTATAATAATATCAGTGAGATAACTGATCTTGTTGTAGGAAGGGTTTGGTTTTAGAATGGATAAAAAATTAATTCGCAATTTTTCAATTATTGCACATATTGATCACGGGAAATCAACATTAGCTGATCGGATTTTAGAATTAACGGGAACTGTTGATAAACGGGAAATGCAAGAACAATTATTAGATTCAATGGAGTTAGAACGTGAGCGTGGTATTACCATTAAGTTAAATTCTGTGCAACTAAAATACCATGCGCAAGATAACCAAGAATACATTTTTCACTTAATTGACACACCAGGCCATGTTGATTTTACTTATGAAGTATCGCGCAGTTTAGCTGCTTGTGAAGGTGCGATTTTAGTTGTTGATGCGGCCCAAGGGATTGAAGCCCAAACCTTAGCCAATGTTTATTTAGCAATTGATAATAATTTAGCAATTATTCCGGTCATTAATAAAATTGATTTACCATCAGCTGATCCGGAACGGGTTAAAGAAGAAATTGAAAAGTTAATTGGAATTCCAACCACTAATGCACCATTAATTAGTGCTAAAACTGGTCTTAATATTGACCAAGTCTTAGAAGCAATTGTGAAATATATTCCAGCCCCATTAGATGCTGATGATCATCAACCATTACAAGCTTTAATTTTTGATTCACATTATGATAAATATCGTGGAGTAATGGTTTCAATTCGAATTAAGCAAGGAACAGTGCGGGTTGGCGATAAGATTAAATTAATGAATACCAAGGCGATTTATGAAGTAACAGAATTAGGCGTTAAAACTCCCAAGGAAGTTAAAAAAGATTCCTTAGGTGCTGGTGAAGTTGGTTGATTGGCAGCAAGTATTAAAATGGTTCGTGATGTGCGAGTTGGAGATACGATTACAACTGTTGCTAATCCTGCGTCAGCTCCTTTACCGGGGTATAAAAAAATGAATCCGATGGTTTTTTGTGGGTTATACCCGATTGATTCAGCAAAGTATAAAGATTTAAAAGAAGCGTTAGAAAAAATTCAGTTATCAGATGCATCGTTAGTTTATGAGCCAGAAACTTCACAAGCCTTAGGGTTTGGTTTTCGTTGTGGTTTTTTAGGATTATTGCATATGGATGTCATTCAAGAACGGTTAGAACGTGAATATAATTTAGAATTAATTGCAACAGCACCATCTGTAATTTATCATGTTTATTTAACTAATAAGGAAATGATTACGATTGATAATCCGAGTGCTTTACCACCAGTCCAAAAAATTGATCGAATTGAAGAACCATTTGTTAAAGCAACAATAATGACACCTGATCAATATATTGGTCCGTTAATGGAATTATGTCAAAATAAACGGGGAACATATGTTAACTTAGAATATATTGATGATAGTCGTCGTATCTTAACTTATGAGATGCCATTGAATGAAATTGTCTTTGATTTTTTTGATCGCTTAAAATCGATTAGTAAAGGTTATGCTTCTCTTGATTATGAGTTTATTGGTTATCGACCAAATAAACTAGTTAAAATGGATATTTTATTAAATGGTGATATTATTGATGCTTTATCAATTATTGTGCACCGTGATTTTGCTTATGGGCGAGGAAAAGCATTATGTGCTAAGTTAAAAGAAATTATTCCTCGGCAAAATTTTGAAGTTCCGATTCAAGCAGCTATCAATCATAAAATCATTGCGCGGGAAGATATTAAAGCAATGCGCAAAAACGTGTTAGCAAAATGTTATGGTGGTGACATTACTCGGAAAAAGAAATTATTGGAAAAACAAAAAGAAGGAAAGAAACGAATGAAGGCAATTGGGTCAGTTGAAGTACCACAAGAAGCTTTTATGGCTGTTTTAAAATTAGATGATTAATTGTTGTTTGCAACATTTTTTGCTGTAAAATTTTATTTTCAATATTTTAAATTTTTCTATTAATAATAAATGATATAATAGTGAATATAATATGAAATAAAGTTTTCAAGTAGTAGGTGATGACGATGAACAAGAAATTTAATAGTTTTTATCATAAGTTTCTAAGTACATTTTTATTAGTACTACTTTTTTATATTTTCTTTTTCTGAGGAGTAGGAATTATTTATCCACTTGATTATATTCTTTTTGACAGTGTCATTTTTAATTTAGGATATATTTTTTTAATTTCAGTTAGTTCTGTTTTTGTCGTTGGGATTTTAGCCCAAATTTTAATTAATTTTCGTTATTATCAATATTCGTTTGAAGATTGTAAACTTTTATTAAAAACTAATTGGCTAGTTCTTTTAACATGATTATTAAATTTGATTATTTTAACTTTAACATTATATAATAATTTTCAATACTATATTAATTTAATCGATAGTCAACATTTTGAACCGTTACCATATTTAATTTTATTAAATCTATGTTATATTTTTTATATTATTATTGGTATGTCGTTATTGTTAACAATTGCTTTAGTGGTGGTTTATTGGTTTTATCTTAAAAAAATTAACTTTTTTGTTTCCTTAAAGAATGGGGAAATTTATCAGCAATTATTTGATGTTAATGCTGAACCAGAACCTTTTTGAGAAGTCATTTGGTTTTTAAACCAACTGCCTATTTTTGTTGTTGTTAAATTACTAATTCGTAAAACAATTTTAAAAGATCAATTGCGTAAAACAAAATTATTAATTCAATTTAAAAAGGAATGTTGCCCACCTTTATTAGTAGGTTAAATTATTTAACCAATGTATTTTAATATTTTATTTAATATTTTATTTTTGTATTTTATATATAGGAGGACACATTATGAAAAAATTAATGATGATTTTAGCATCGCTAACAATTACTTCAGCTGGGGTAACATCTGTTGTTAGTTGTACAACTTCAATGGATTTAGCAGAAAAAACTAATTATACTGTTGTGCCTAATGTTCACAGTATTAAAACAGAGATTAAAAAGTTTAGATGTTGATATGGACCCGGGAATGAAGACAGCAACAATTCGGTTTATGCCAGATGTCACAAATAAACCATTTTTAATAAAAAAAATTAATTTAGATTGGACCACAAATGATCTAACAAAAATTATTACTTTTACTTCTTTACCATATTCTGAAGAAGCAGTTGGCAAACCAACCGATCCAGCGCGGGTATTAACAATTATTAATATTTTAAATGGAACTAATTTTACAAGTAATGATGTTGATGTAGTAATTAATCCTGATAATAGTTCTTATACATTAGCAACAAAAGCAGGGGGTAATTTTACTGGCAAATTACAAATTGTTTCAGAAGCAGTTACGTTTGAAGAAGTTTTCCCAACGGTTAACTTGGGAAATATTTATTTAGCAAGTGAGTTGTATAATAACTGAAAAAATAATCCAGGGAATATATTGCCAATGGCAGCCGCGTTAATGGAATTTACGGGTGATCGGAACCGTTTTTCAGCGTTTTATAGT
This genomic window from Spiroplasma sp. SV19 contains:
- the lepA gene encoding translation elongation factor 4, yielding MDKKLIRNFSIIAHIDHGKSTLADRILELTGTVDKREMQEQLLDSMELERERGITIKLNSVQLKYHAQDNQEYIFHLIDTPGHVDFTYEVSRSLAACEGAILVVDAAQGIEAQTLANVYLAIDNNLAIIPVINKIDLPSADPERVKEEIEKLIGIPTTNAPLISAKTGLNIDQVLEAIVKYIPAPLDADDHQPLQALIFDSHYDKYRGVMVSIRIKQGTVRVGDKIKLMNTKAIYEVTELGVKTPKEVKKDSLGAGEVGWLAASIKMVRDVRVGDTITTVANPASAPLPGYKKMNPMVFCGLYPIDSAKYKDLKEALEKIQLSDASLVYEPETSQALGFGFRCGFLGLLHMDVIQERLEREYNLELIATAPSVIYHVYLTNKEMITIDNPSALPPVQKIDRIEEPFVKATIMTPDQYIGPLMELCQNKRGTYVNLEYIDDSRRILTYEMPLNEIVFDFFDRLKSISKGYASLDYEFIGYRPNKLVKMDILLNGDIIDALSIIVHRDFAYGRGKALCAKLKEIIPRQNFEVPIQAAINHKIIAREDIKAMRKNVLAKCYGGDITRKKKLLEKQKEGKKRMKAIGSVEVPQEAFMAVLKLDD